One window from the genome of Pseudomonas sp. L5B5 encodes:
- a CDS encoding phosphotransferase system, HPr-related protein — MSTPDDPRLPIEFDDTEDRMGSVHELDFSERRDERQGYVGDERPARELAEYYPPRRVAESGMTGGEALSDSLHEDNVTLDDLSPDTLLDETGAREPDEPGSGCPADKALRQVEAHEIGGGFGLYEAKLARSAPLDGEPWTDDVVPDDEGREPK, encoded by the coding sequence ATGTCCACACCTGATGACCCAAGACTGCCTATTGAGTTCGACGACACCGAGGACCGCATGGGCAGCGTCCACGAGCTGGATTTCAGCGAACGCCGCGATGAACGCCAGGGGTATGTCGGCGACGAACGTCCGGCGCGGGAGCTTGCCGAGTACTACCCGCCCCGACGTGTCGCCGAAAGCGGCATGACCGGCGGCGAGGCGTTGAGTGACAGCCTGCACGAGGACAATGTCACCCTCGATGACCTGAGCCCCGATACGTTGCTCGATGAGACCGGTGCCCGCGAGCCGGATGAGCCTGGCAGCGGCTGCCCGGCGGACAAGGCCTTGCGCCAGGTGGAGGCCCACGAGATCGGTGGCGGTTTCGGCCTGTACGAGGCCAAATTGGCCCGCTCCGCGCCGCTGGACGGCGAGCCGTGGACCGATGATGTTGTACCCGATGACGAAGGGAGAGAGCCGAAATGA